A window of the Lolium perenne isolate Kyuss_39 chromosome 7, Kyuss_2.0, whole genome shotgun sequence genome harbors these coding sequences:
- the LOC127313873 gene encoding putative cellulose synthase-like protein D5, protein MSNDYANYTVFMPPTPDNQPGAAQAGASGSGGSSKPGLPPYSSGSKVTNRRGGDDGAAGGGSKMERRLSTAHVASPSKSLLVRSQTGDFDHNRWLFDTKGTYGIGNAYWPQDDNPYANEDGTGMGGGGDGGVKMEDLIDKPWKPLSRKVAISPSILSPYRLLVLVRFVSLFLFLIWRATNPNPDAMWLWGISIVCEYWFAFSWILDQMPKLNPINRAADLAALREKFESKTPSNPTGRSDLPGLDVFISTADPYKEPPLVTANTLLSILATDYPVEKLFVYISDDGGALLTFEAMAEACAYAKVWVPFCRKHSIEPRNPDAYFNQQGDPTKGKKRPDFVKDRRWIKREYDEFKVRINDLPEAIRRRAHAMNARERKMAREKAAASSEAAPAPVKATWMADGTHWPGTWLDSAPDHGKGDHASIVQVMIKNPHFDVVYGDAGDHAYLDFTDVDVRIPMFVYLSREKRPGYDHNKKAGAMNAMVRASAVLSNGPFMLNFDCDHYVYNCQAIREAMCYMLDRGGDRICYIQFPQRFEGIDPSDRYANHNTVFFDGNMRALDGLQGPMYVGTGCLFRRYAIYGFNPPRVTEYHGVVGQTKVPIDAHTRSAGGDEELRPLTDHPDHEAPQRFGKSKTFVESIAVAEYQGRPLQDHPSVRNGRPPGALLMPRPPLDAATVAEAVSLISCWYEDSTEWGLRVGWIYGSVTEDVVTGYRMHNRGWRSVYCITKRDAFRGTAPINLTDRLHQVLRWATGSVEIFFSKNNALCASRRLMFLQRMSYLNVGIYPFTSLFLIMYCLLPALSLFSGQFIVATLDPTFLCYLLLITTTLILLCLLEVKWSGIGLEEWWRNEQFWVIGGTSAHLAAVLQGLLKVTAGIEISFTLTAKAAAEDDDDPYAELYLIKWTSLFIPPLAIIGINIIAMVVGVSRCVYAEIPQYSKLLGGGFFSFWVLAHYYPFAKGLMGRRGRTPTLVYVWAGLISITVSLLWITISPPDDRISQGGIEV, encoded by the exons ATGTCGAACGACTATGCCAACTACACGGTCTTCATGCCGCCCACACCGGACAACCAGCCAGGGGCCGCGCAGGCCGGGGCGTCTGGGTCCGGGGGCTCCAGCAAGCCGGGATTGCCGCCCTACTCGTCAGGCTCCAAGGTCACAAACCGTCGAGGCGGCGACGATGGcgcggccggcggcggcagcAAGATGGAACGGCGGCTATCCACCGCGCACGTGGCGTCGCCGTCCAAGTCGCTGCTGGTGCGTAGCCAGACAGGGGACTTCGACCACAACCGGTGGCTGTTCGACACCAAGGGCACGTACGGCATCGGGAACGCGTACTGGCCGCAGGACGACAACCCGTACGCCAACGAGGACGGCACCggcatgggcggcggcggcgacggcggcgtcaaGATGGAGGACCTCATCGACAAGCCCTGGAAGCCGCTCAGCCGGAAGGTTGCCATTTCTCCGAGCATCCTCAGTCCCTATAG GCTGCTCGTGCTCGTGCGGTTCGTGTCGCTGTTTCTCTTCCTGATATGGCGCGCGACGAACCCCAACCCGGACGCGATGTGGCTGTGGGGGATTTCCATCGTGTGCGAGTACTGGTTCGCCTTCTCCTGGATTCTGGACCAGATGCCCAAGTTGAACCCCATCAACCGCGCCGCCGACCTCGCCGCGCTCCGGGAGAAGTTCGAGTCCAAGACGCCGTCCAACCCAACCGGCCGCTCCGACCTGCCGGGCCTCGACGTGttcatctccaccgccgacccCTACAAGGAGCCGCCGCTCGTCACCGCCAACACCCTGCTCTCTatcctcgccaccgactacccgGTCGAGAAGCTCTTCGTCTACATCTCCGACGACGGCGGCGCGCTTCTCACCTTCGAAGCCATGGCGGAGGCATGCGCATACGCCAAGGTGTGGGTGCCCTTCTGCCGCAAGCACTCCATCGAGCCACGCAACCCCGACGCCTACTTCAACCAGCAGGGCGACCCGACGAAAGGCAAGaaacggccggacttcgtcaagGACCGCCGCTGGATCAAGCGCGAGTACGACGAGTTCAAGGTGCGCATCAATGATCTCCCGGAGGCTATCCGCCGCCGCGCCCACGCTATGAATGCCCGCGAGCGCAAGATGGCCCGCGAGAAGGCCGCAGCCTCGTCCGAGGCTGCGCCGGCGCCCGTGAAGGCCACCTGGATGGCCGACGGCACGCACTGGCCCGGCACATGGCTCGACTCCGCCCCCGATCACGGCAAGGGTGACCACGCCAGCATCGTCCAG GTGATGATCAAGAACCCTCACTTCGACGTGGTGTACGGGGACGCCGGCGACCACGCGTACCTGGACTTCACGGACGTGGACGTGCGCATCCCCATGTTCGTCTACCTCTCGCGGGAGAAGCGGCCGGGGTACGACCACAACAAGAAGGCGGGCGCCATGAACGCCATGGTGCGCGCGTCGGCGGTCCTCTCCAACGGCCCTTTTATGCTCAACTTCGACTGCGACCACTACGTGTACAACTGCCAGGCCATCCGGGAGGCCATGTGCTACATGCTCGACCGCGGCGGCGACCGCATCTGCTACATCCAGTTCCCGCAGCGCTTCGAGGGCATCGACCCCTCCGACCGCTACGCCAACCACAACACCGTCTTCTTCGACGGCAACATGCGCGCCCTCGACGGCCTCCAGGGACCCATGTACGTCGGCACCGGATGCCTCTTCCGCCGCTACGCCATCTACGGCTTCAACCCGCCGCGCGTCACCGAGTACCACGGCGTCGTCGGCCAGACCAAGGTGCCCATCGACGCGCACACGCGCTCCGCCGGCGGGGACGAGGAGCTCCGCCCGCTCACCGATCACCCGGACCACGAGGCGCCGCAGCGGTTCGGCAAGTCCAAGACGTTCGTCGAGTCCATCGCCGTTGCCGAGTACCAGGGTAGGCCGCTGCAGGACCACCCATCGGTCCGGAACGGACGGCCGCCCGGCGCGCTGCTCATGCCGCGCCCGCCGCTCGACGCGGCCACCGTGGCCGAGGCCGTCTCGTTGATCTCCTGCTGGTACGAGGACAGCACGGAGTGGGGGCTGCGCGTGGGCTGGATCTACGGCTCCGTCACGGAGGACGTGGTGACGGGGTACCGGATGCACAACCGCGGGTGGCGCTCCGTGTACTGCATCACCAAGCGCGACGCCTTCCGCGGCACGGCGCCCATCAACCTGACCGACCGGCTCCACCAGGTGCTCCGGTGGGCGACGGGGTCCGTGGAGATCTTCTTCTCCAAGAACAACGCGCTGTGCGCGTCCCGGAGGCTCATGTTCCTGCAGCGCATGTCGTACCTCAACGTCGGCATCTACCCGTTCACCTCCCTCTTCCTCATCATGTACTGCCTCCTGCCGGCGCTCTCCCTCTTCTCCGGCCAGTTCATCGTGGCGACGCTCGACCCGACCTTCCTCTGCTACCTCCTCCTCATCACCACCACGCTCATCCTGCTCTGCCTGCTGGAGGTCAAGTGGTCGGGCATCGGGCTGGAGGAGTGGTGGCGCAATGAGCAGTTCTGGGTCATCGGTGGCACCTCCGCTCATCTCGCCGCCGTGTTGCAGGGCCTGCTCAAGGTCACCGCCGGCATCGAGATATCCTTCACGCTCACGGCCAAGGCGGccgcggaggacgacgacgaccccTACGCGGAGCTCTACCTCATCAAGTGGACGTCGCTCTTTATCCCGCCGCTCGCCATCATCGGCATCAACATCATCGCCATGGTGGTGGGCGTGTCGCGCTGCGTCTACGCAGAGATCCCGCAGTACAGCAAGCTGCTGGGCGGCGGATTCTTCAGCTTCTGGGTGCTGGCGCACTACTACCCGTTCGCCAAGGGGCTCATGGGACGCCGCGGCCGAACGCCCACGCTCGTCTACGTCTGGGCGGGGCTCATCTCCATCACCGTCTCCTTGCTCTGGATCACCATCAGCCCGCCCGACGATCGGATCTCCCAGGGCGGCATCGAGGTGTGA